A genomic region of Aspergillus oryzae RIB40 DNA, chromosome 1 contains the following coding sequences:
- a CDS encoding glycoside hydrolase family 95 protein (predicted protein) has translation MRAGFPAIEQAATADHEALAGRVHLDLASSGAAGNLPTDVRLERYKTHPDADPELVTLMFQFGRYSLIASSRKTGTSPLPPNLQGLWNEDYEPAWGGRYTVNINLEMNYWPAGVTNLAETLGPLIFLLETVKPRGQDIARRMYNCDNGGYVLHHNTDIWGDAVPVNNGTKWTMWPMGGAWLSANLMEYYRFTQDTNLLKERIWPLLRSAAQFYHCYVFSFNGYLSTGPSSSPENAFVVPNDMSESGNEEGIDIAPTMDNTLLSELFHSIIETGKVLGINNTDTTKAASSLPLIKLPQIGSYGQILEWRHEYQETEPGHRHMSPIFGLYPGSQMTPLVNSTLAAAATVLLDHRIAHGSGSTGWSRAWTISLYSRLFDGDAAWNHTQVFLKTYPSANLWNTDSGPGSAFQIDGNFGFTAGIAEMLLQSHAGVVHLLPALPSAVPHGKVSGLVARGNFVVDMEWSDGKLTWATITARTGGKLAIRVQDGQQFGVNGSVYTEEISSVEGGIYEISLL, from the coding sequence ATGAGGGCCGGTTTTCCTGCGATCGAACAAGCAGCCACAGCTGATCATGAAGCGCTCGCAGGCCGCGTGCATCTCGATCTCGCGTCGTCTGGTGCTGCGGGCAATTTGCCGACCGATGTCCGACTTGAAAGATACAAGACCCATCCTGACGCGGACCCCGAACTAGTGACCCTGATGTTCCAATTTGGTCGGTATTCTCTCATCGCGTCATCGCGTAAGACTGGCACTTCGCCATTACCCCCTAATCTCCAAGGGCTCTGGAACGAGGACTACGAGCCTGCATGGGGAGGGCGGTACACGGTTAACATTAACCTGGAGATGAACTACTGGCCAGCCGGCGTAACGAACTTGGCAGAAACGTTAGGGCCACTGATATTTCTTCTTGAAACAGTGAAGCCCAGGGGGCAAGATATCGCGCGGCGTATGTACAACTGCGATAATGGGGGCTATGTCTTACATCACAATACGGATATTTGGGGAGATGCAGTTCCAGTAAACAACGGAACTAAATGGACGATGTGGCCGATGGGTGGTGCTTGGCTATCAGCAAATCTAATGGAATACTATCGTTTCACGCAGGATACAAATCTCCTGAAAGAGCGCATCTGGCCACTCTTGCGGTCCGCTGCTCAATTCTACCACTGCTACGTATTCTCTTTCAATGGGTATCTGAGCACAggaccttcatcttcaccggAAAATGCGTTTGTCGTACCGAACGACATGAGCGAAAGTGGCAACGAGGAGGGTATCGACATCGCTCCAACGATGGACAATACACTGCTGTCAGAGCTCTTCCACTCTATCATCGAGACGGGCAAGGTCCTCGGTATCAACAACACAGATACCACCAAAGCAGCGTCCTCCCTCCCACTTATTAAACTCCCCCAAATCGGATCCTACGGCCAAATCCTCGAATGGCGTCACGAATACCAAGAAACAGAGCCAGGCCATCGACACATGAGTCCCATCTTTGGCCTCTATCCAGGTTCACAGATGACACCCCTCGTAAACTCAACATtagccgccgccgcaacGGTACTTCTAGACCATCGCATCGCCCATGGCAGCGGTAGTACAGGTTGGTCGCGAGCGTGGACCATAAGTCTTTACTCTCGGTTGTTCGATGGAGACGCCGCGTGGAACCACACGCAGGTATTTCTGAAGACATACCCGAGTGCGAATCTGTGGAATACAGACTCTGGGCCTGGGTCGGCCTTCCAGATTGATGGTAACTTTGGATTCACGGCGGGCATTGCTGAgatgctgctgcagagtCATGCTGGGGTGGTACATTTGCTCCCGGCTTTGCCGTCTGCTGTGCCACATGGGAAGGTGTCTGGGTTAGTGGCGAGGGGCAACTTTGTGGTGGATATGGAGTGGTCAGATGGGAAGCTGACTTGGGCGACAATCACGGCCAGAACCGGGGGAAAGTTGGCGATACGTGTACAAGATGGACAGCAGTTTGGTGTGAATGGGAGTGTGTATACAGAGGAGATTTCGAGCGTGGAGGGTGGAATATACGAGATATCACTGCTATAG
- a CDS encoding uncharacterized protein (predicted protein) has translation MEGDQLGYSLLQSLLCSSWPGVCAALITRHRGSAVSSAGEDQSLHKGIYGAGQWLPLILTVGILTGVSCIGALGFLREGKQERSVDNRSQQDHGDSCNEASYSRLLVQGG, from the exons ATGGAGGGAGATCAGCTTGGGTATTCCTTGCTTCAGTCTCTGTTATGCTCCAGCTGGCCTGGGGTATGCGCAGCTTTGATCACCCGGCATCGTGGCTCAGCGGTCTCCTCTGCGGGTGAAGATCAAAGCCTGCACAAAGGGATTTATGGTGCAGGCCAATGGCTTCCGTTGATTCTTACCGTTGGGATTCTTACTGGAGTCTCTTGCATTGGTGCACTAGGCTTCCTGCGGGAAGGCAAGCAAGAGAGGAGTGTGGACAACCGGAGTCAGCAAGATCATGGAGATTC CTGCAACGAAGCAAGCTATTCCCGTTTACTGGTGCAGGGTGGCTGA
- a CDS encoding oxidoreductase, short chain dehydrogenase/reductase family (dehydrogenases with different specificities (related to short-chain alcohol dehydrogenases)): MTPPPATNTESDPTTAAQKRFTVQGNAVVTGGAGTLGLQSCNALLEHGLNGLMIMDMDPTISQKEIEELRVKYPKAKIATLKVDVTDEVAVESAFVETTKVLGSVDALLCFVGVVGCVNSLEMPIPQWRKIMDINTTGSFICAQAAAKRMVAQGTGGSITFVASISGHRVNFPQPQAAYNVSKAAILMLKSCLAAEWARYGIRTNSVSPGYMDTILNAGDGIAEHRRIWAERNPSGRMGSPSELTGAIVLLASSASTYINGADVVVDGGQILF, encoded by the coding sequence atgaccccACCACCAGCAACAAACACCGAGAGCGACCCTACCACAGCGGCGCAAAAGAGGTTTACAGTGCAAGGAAATGCGGTTGTTACTGGCGGTGCCGGTACCTTGGGATTGCAGTCGTGTAATGCGCTTCTCGAGCACGGCCTAAACGGTCTTATGATTATGGACATGGACCCAACGATTTCGcagaaagaaatcgaagagCTGCGGGTGAAGTACCCCAAAGCCAAGATTGCTACACTGAAAGTCGACGTCACCGACGAGGTCGCCGTGGAGTCAGCATTTGTGGAGACCACAAAAGTGCTGGGATCAGTGGATGCGCTGCTCTGTTTCGTAGGTGTAGTCGGATGTGTCAACTCATTGGAGATGCCTATCCCGCAGTGGCGaaagatcatggatatcaacaCCACAGGCTCTTTTATCTGCGCACAAGCGGCTGCCAAGCGCATGGTGGCTCAAGGAACGGGCGGCTCCATTACCTTCGTTGCATCGATTTCCGGCCACCGTGTGAACTTTCCGCAGCCGCAGGCTGCATACAATGTCAGCAAAGCGGCAATTCTGATGCTAAAGAGTTGTCTTGCGGCGGAGTGGGCTCGTTATGGTATCCGGACGAACAGTGTCAGTCCGGGGTATATGGATACGATTCTGAATGCAGGTGATGGCATTGCCGAGCACCGCCGGATTTGGGCCGAGCGCAACCCTAGTGGACGAATGGGCAGTCCATCTGAGCTGACGGGCGCCATAGTATTATTGGCGAGCAGCGCCAGCACATATATTAATGGTGCTGATGTTGTTGTCGATGGGGGACAGATTCTGTTCTGA
- a CDS encoding uncharacterized protein (predicted protein) — translation MTSLNPISQPQEEEEKKQQQSYSDWLREQYNIQYEKWYPWIEDQYLKWFGKGDNKASYATKDTLNESKVAGINQVDQLQDDVHNLAGNQLGDNGLLSPVGNLVSKEGINRAERKGKDEEGRYGFGGSGITGK, via the exons ATGACCTCGCTCAACCCCATCTCTCAGcctcaagaagaggaagaaaagaaacagcagCAATCGTACTCGGACTGGCTTCGTGAACAATACAACATTCAATACGAAAAATGGTATCCTTGGATCGAAGATCAGTATTTGAAGTGGTTTGGAAAGGGCGATAACAAAGCTTCTTATGCTACGAAGG ATACTCTGAACGAATCTAAGGTCGCTGGTATCAACCAGGTTGATCAACTACAAGACGACGTGCACAATCTAGCCGGAAATCAGCTCGGCGATAACGGATTGCTGTCGCCTGTTGGTAATCTGGTTTCGAAGGAGGGGATTAATAGGGcggagaggaaagggaaggatgaggaggggagATATGGGTTTGGAGGTTCTGGTATTACAGGGAAATGA